The Streptomyces tubercidicus DNA segment CGCGCGTACCCGCGGTGGCGGGCCTTGGTATGCCTCATGGTGCTCGCCGGTGCGGGCTTCGCCGTGCTGCCGGCCCATCCCGCCCAGGCCGTCGTCGGCGGACACAACACCAGCACGGCGGCGGCACCATGGACCGTCGCCATCAACCTGTGGCGGCAGACCGACAGTTATCCCCGCTCGGGGCAGTTCTGTGGCGGCACCCTGGTCACTCCGAGGAAGGTCGTCACCGCCGCCCATTGCGTCGTGGACGAGGCCCCCACCGATCTGGGGGCGGTCGTCGGCCGTACCGATCTGCGCCGCCACGAGGGCCGTCTGCGCAAGGTGACCAAGGTGTGGATTCATCCGCGCTTCGGCCGCCACCTGGAGAACGATGTCGCCGTTCTCACGCTCGACAAGCCGATGCCGCCGCAGTACACCCCGCTGCCCCTCGCCACCGGGGCCGACACCGGTCTGTACCGCCCCGGCACCGGCGCCCGGGTGCACGGCTGGGGCCTGCTGGATTACGAGGACCGGATGGCGAATGTGCTCCAGGCGGCGAACCTGCGGGTCCTCCCCGACCGGACATGCCAACGCCTCAACCCCGGCGGCGACTTCGACCCCAAGATGCACGCCTGTGCCAACGATCCGGTCACCGGCGCCCACCATGCCGAAGGCGACAGCGGCGGTCCGCTCGTCGCCGGGGGCAAGCTGATCGGGATCGTCAGCTGGCTGGCCAACAGCGACACCGCCACACCCACGCCCGGTGTCTACACCCGGGTCGCGGCATTCTCGCGCGAGATCTCCCGCCAACTCCGGTGAGGGATAGGGCGTGAACGGGGCAGCAGCGGATCAATGATGGATCAACGTCCGGGCGGGGGAGGGGGGAGGGGATCAGTGGCAGGTGCACGGCTGATCAATGACTGATCAACAGCGGATCAGTACGTCAGCGCGTCGGACGCCGAGCTCTGCCAGTAGGTGACGGCGGCGTCGTCGTCCGTGTGCGTGCCTGCGGGCAGGGTGAGCTTGGTGGGGGTGCCCGTCGAACCGGAGCCGCTGCGCGGAGCGAAGTGCACGGTGAGGTGCTGGGCGGTGCGGCCACCGGAGTCCGCGCCGCCCTCGCCGCTGAGCTTGACGGCGGCGTAGGCGGACCGGCCCGGGGCGACGGATACGACGGACTGCGGCTTGCTGTCCTCCATGATCTGGGTCGCCGCCTGCGCGTCGTCGAAGCGCAGGAGGGGGGCGTAGTAGGCGTCGCAGGCGCGTGAGCCCGTGTTGGTGATCGTGATGAGCAGGTGATTGATGGGACGCCGGGCCTTGGTGACGACGGCCTTGACGTTCGCTCCCGTACAGGCAACCGACGAGCCGTTCCCGGAGCCTTGGGTCATCCCCGCGCCGCCGCTCTTTCCGGCGCCCTTGCCCTGACTTCCGGCGGCACCCTGGCCGTTGCCGGAACCCTCGCCGTCTGCCTTGCCGGTGCCGTCCGCCTTTCCGGTTTCGCCGGTCTTTCCAGCTCCGCCGGCCTTGCCGTCCGGCCGGCTCGTGGCGCCGGCATCCGGGCTTGCCGCGGACCGGCCGCCGGACGCCACCTCGTCGCTCTCACAGGCGGTCAGGGACAGGCCCGCGAGAACGGCGGCGGTGACGGCAGTTGCGGTACGGAATCGGATGGTGTGCATGGTGATTCGACTTCTCCTAGCAAGGGGTTCAACGGCGGGCGATCAACGAGATCACCACCGCGGCACAGATGATCAGCACGGTGACGGCGACAACGTCGCTGATACACCAGCGCGTTCGCATGGCATCTCCCGTCTCGGCGGTGCTGATCACAGCGTGCGTGGTGCCCGGCCGGGTGCCAACCCATCCGGGGCAAGGAGAGAAGCCGGAACACTGGAACAGGCTCTGACCTGGGGGAATGGTCTCTCCCTGGAATGCTTCCCTGGAACGGCGGAGCCTGGATGGGAGCGGGGTCGAAATTTTTTTGACCCGCCACCAATCCGCGGGCGCTGCCGCTCCGAATCACGCGCGACACCTCGCCGAGGTGTTGCTGTCGAACCCGGACGACGTGCGGTCCCCCCTCCTTCGCGGAGGCCGCCGGAAAAGGAACGATCGTGATAGCCAAGCGCACCCGCCGCCTCGCCGTAGTCGTCGCTCTGCCCGCCGCCCTGGCCCTCACCGCAGGCGCCTCGTCCCAGGCCGTCGCCCAGGGCACCGGAGCGTTCCAGATCAACCTGGCGCAGCTGAACGACTCCGGTTCCAAGGGCACGGCGATGCTCAGCCTCCAGGGCAACAACCTGACCGTGAAGATCGAGTCGACGGGACTCGTGCCCGGACAGCCCTCCGCCCAGCACCTGCACGGCTCCACCGACGGCCATGACTTCCACTGCCCCGATGCGAGCGACGACACGAACGGCGACGGTGTCCTCAACAACACCGAAGCCACGGTCGATTACGGCGACATCAATATCTCGCTGACCACCAAGGGGCCCACGGATATGAAGAGCGGACTCGCCGTCGACCGGATGCCCGTGGCGAACGCGCAGGGCAAGCTCTCGTACGAGCGCACCATCCCGGTCTCCCAGGACGTGGTCGAGCACATCAAGGACCTGCATATCGTGCAGCACGGCATCGACCGCAACGACAACAAGAAGTACGACTTCGAGGGGGCGGGCAAGAGCGAACTCGATCCCAAGCTCCCCCAGGAGGCCACCGCCCCGACCAACTGCGGTGAGGTCCTGGGCGCCGCGGTGGGCTCGATTCCGGTCGGCGGGGTCGAGACCGGCACCGGGCCCGCCGAGGAGAACGGGGTCCCGGCCGTAGTGTTCGGCGCCGGCGGGGCCGGTCTGGTGGCGGCGGCCGGTGCGCTGGCCTTCGCGCGGCGCCGGAAGACCGTGCTCGCCGCCGGGCGGGCCGGGGGCAACGGGGCCGCCGCATGAGCCGCCGGAGCGAACAGACCATGATCACCGTACGCCGCCGGGGCCACCGCACCACCGGCTACGCCCTCGCCGCGGCACTGTCGGCCGTGCTCCTCGCCGGGTGCGGAGGGCAGGACGCGGCGCCGCCCAGCTCGCTTCCCCCGCAGCAGCAGCCGGGCGGCGGCGGCCAGTCGTCCGACGACGCGGCGGCGGGCGGTGGTTCCGGGAGTCAGGCCGCCGCCAGCATGCCGAAGTCGGTCCCGGAACGGCTCTCCATCCCGTCGCTCAAGGTCTCCTCCTCGCTGGAGACGCTGGGACAGCAGAAGAACGGGGCCATGGAGACGCCCCGGGATCCCGACAAGGCGGGCTGGTACCGGCCGGGGCCCACACCCGGCTCCCAGGGACCGGCGGTGATCGCCGGACATGTCTCCTGGAACGGCAAGCCATCGGTGTTCCACAAGCTGACGTCGATGAAGCGCGGGGACTCCATCGAGGTGACCCGGCAGGACGGGAAGACGGCGAAGTTCACCGTCGACCGCATCGCCCAGTACCCGAAGAACAAGTTCCCCACGCTTGAGGTGTACAAGAACCTCGATCACGCCGGGCTCCGACTGATCACCTGCGGCGGTGACTACGACCAGGGCCAGCACTACTACCCCGACAACGTGGTGGTGTACGCCAGCCTCACGGGCAGCGCGTAGCGCGGATCCGCACCGCACCGGCCGGTGGTCCGGCGCCCCCGCACGGGCGACCGGGCCGCTCGCCGGTGGCACGGCCGAAGGCCCGGCCGGTGGCCCGGGTGACGGATGGTCGGCCCCAGGTGTCGGTCCGTCCGCCTCCGGTGCCGGACCGTCGGCCCGGGGCGCCGGTCGGTCCGTCCGGGGCAACAGCCATACTGCCTGCGATCTTTCCTCGCCCCCCGAAGGGAACCTCGCAACGTGTCCTCCACCGCCCCTCTCTCCGTTACTCGCACCCGCGTCGCCATCGTCGGCGCCGGTCCCGCCGGGCTCACCGTGGCGAATCTGCTGCGCACCGCCGGAGTCGACTGTGTGCTGCTGGAAACGGAGAGCAGGGAGTTCATCGAGCAGCGGCCGCGCGCCGGGTTCATCGAGGAGTGGGTGGTGCGCGCACTGGCCCGGCACGGGCTGGCCGACGGGCTGCTCGAACGGGCCGGTACGCAGGGCGAGTTCGAGTTCCGGTTCGACGGGGAGCGGCACACCGTACGGACGGCCGAGCTGTCGGGGCGCCATCACTTCGTCTATCCACAGCAGTTCCTGGTCACCGACCTCGTGGCCTCGTACGCGGACCGGGCGGGCGGCGAGGTCCGCTTCGGGGTGCGTGAGGTGGCACTGCACGACATCGACAGCGACCGGCCCGCGGTGTCGTACACCGACCCGGTGACCGGTGCCCGGCACCGTATCGAGTGCGACTTCATCGCGGGCTGTGACGGTGCACGCGGGGTGAGCAGGCCGGCCGTCACCGACGGCGGGGCGGTCCTCACCCGCCATGACCACGGCGTCGCCTGGCTCGCCCTGCTCGCCGAGGCACCGCCGTGCGCCGACGGTGTGGTCTTCGGCATCCACGAGCGCGGATTCGGTGCCCAGATGGCCCGCAGCGCCCAGGTCACCCGCTATTACCTCCAGGTCGCGCCCGGTGAGGACGCCGCGAACTGGTCGCATACGCGGGTATGGGACGAACTGCACCGCCGGCTCGCCGCCGAGGGTGCCCCGCCGCTGACCGAAGGACCGGTCATCGAGAAGGTGGTCCTGGACATGCACAACTATGTGGTGGAGCCGATGACGTTCGGCCGCCTCCACCTGGCGGGTGATGCGGCGCATCTGGTCGCGCCGATCGCCGCGAAGGGCATGAACCTCGCGCTCAATGACGCGCTGCTGCTCGGCGAGGCACTGATCGCGCACTACCGGGGCGACGACAGCGGCCTCGCCGGGTACTCCGAGGCGTGTCTGCGGCGGGTCTGGCAGTACCTGGAGTTCTCGCAGTGGCTGTCGGAGGTGCTGCACGGTGCCTCGTCCGGCGACCGGTTCCTGGCGGGCACGGCCCGTGCGCGGCTGCGGCGGCTGCTGGGCTCCGAGTCCGCGGCGAAGGCGTTCGCCGGGCTGTACATGGGGGAGGAAGCCGACCTGTGACGCCGTACCGGACCGGTCGGGCGGCGCTTCCGTGGGGTGATTCACAAACCGGGGTGGGGTGGGAGTCCGCCGACCTGGGTACGCGGCCTCGTGATCGCCGGGCGAGATACCGTTGAGAAGTGGTAGAAATTCGGCGAAAAGCATCGCTGAGTCCTGAGGAGGGAGACGTATGTCATCGAAGCGCCGTCGTAAGAAGAAGGCCCGTCGCAAGAACGGTGCCAACCACGGCAAGCGGCCCCAGTCCTGAACGAAGGCTGTGACCGGACCCCGCCGATGGGTTTCTGTGGGCTCCGCCCGTCCGTACTTCAGCGGACGCGCGGAGCCCACAGTGGTAAGCGGCCCCGGCTCACACCTTTGTCCCGCTCACGGCTCCGTCCCGGTCACGCCTTCGTCAGGGCCTTGGCTATGCGTTCGGAGACCTGTGCCTGGGAGGCGTCCCGCCGGGTCGCGTTGAACGAGAAGACCGCGCGGCGCTGTTGATCACGGGTGGCGAACATCGCCGAGGAGTAGCCGTACCGTTCGCCGGTCTTGCCCCAGAGGGTGATGCCGTTCACCGTGAAGGTCTGCAGGCCCGCGGCATAGCGCGCCGGACTTCCGTCCACCATGCGCACGCCCTCCGGGAGGGTGAACATTCGCTCCAGCTCCTGGGGCGGCAGGAGTTCACCTGAGAACAGGGCGGTGACGAAGCGGTCCAGATCGCCGGTGTGGGAGATCATCTCGCCCTCTCCCCAGGCGAGCGACTGGTTGAACTCGGTGATGTCCAGCAGGGATCCGTCCGTCATCCGCATATAGCCGTGCACATGGGGCCCGTGAATCCGCGGGTCGTTGCCGGGCACGGTGGTGTGCCGCAGGCCCAGCGGACGCAGGATGCGGCGGGCGATCACCTCGCCGTAGCGGCAGCCCGTCAGCCGTTCGACGAGCAGCGCCAGCAGGACGTAATTGATGCCCCGGTACTCCTGCTTGGTGCCGGGGGTGAACTTCATGGGCCCGTGCGACACCAGCGCTACCAACTGCTCGGGCGTCCAGCGGTCGTAGCGGTGCCGGGCGATGGCCTCCGGGGAGGACGGGTCGTAGGGCGGGTCCTGCTCGTCGGGGAGCCCGCTGGTGTGGTTCAGCAGCTGTAACACCGTGATCGGCGGGAATTCCGCAGGCAGCAGACCGGGCAGCAGCCGCTGGACCGGCAGCTCCGGAGACAGCCGTCGCTCGGCGGTGAGCTGCAGCACCACCGTCGCCACGAACACCTTGGTGATGCTGCCGATCCGGAAGGTGTCCCGCTCATGCACCTCGCGGCCGGTGACCCGGTCGGCGACGCCCGCGGTGCCATACCACCGCCCGGCCGAACCGCTCACCCGCAGCTGGGCCGCGGTCAGCTGCGGGTGCTCCAGATCGGCGAGGGCGGCCCGCAGCGCGGGAACGTTCAGCGGAGGGACGGGGACGGGAGCGGAGACGGGAGCGGACGGGATCCGATGGGCCCGATCGCCGCCCGACGACAGGGCGGTGGCCGGACGGGACGCGGCACGGGCCGGGCCCGCCGTCGCGGCGACCACCGCGCCGGACAGTGCCGCCCCCACAACTGCCCTGCGGGACAAGGAAGAATGGCTCATGTCGAACAGCTTCGCG contains these protein-coding regions:
- a CDS encoding DUF4232 domain-containing protein codes for the protein MHTIRFRTATAVTAAVLAGLSLTACESDEVASGGRSAASPDAGATSRPDGKAGGAGKTGETGKADGTGKADGEGSGNGQGAAGSQGKGAGKSGGAGMTQGSGNGSSVACTGANVKAVVTKARRPINHLLITITNTGSRACDAYYAPLLRFDDAQAATQIMEDSKPQSVVSVAPGRSAYAAVKLSGEGGADSGGRTAQHLTVHFAPRSGSGSTGTPTKLTLPAGTHTDDDAAVTYWQSSASDALTY
- a CDS encoding S1 family peptidase — encoded protein: MTRRAYPRWRALVCLMVLAGAGFAVLPAHPAQAVVGGHNTSTAAAPWTVAINLWRQTDSYPRSGQFCGGTLVTPRKVVTAAHCVVDEAPTDLGAVVGRTDLRRHEGRLRKVTKVWIHPRFGRHLENDVAVLTLDKPMPPQYTPLPLATGADTGLYRPGTGARVHGWGLLDYEDRMANVLQAANLRVLPDRTCQRLNPGGDFDPKMHACANDPVTGAHHAEGDSGGPLVAGGKLIGIVSWLANSDTATPTPGVYTRVAAFSREISRQLR
- a CDS encoding 50S ribosomal protein bL37, with product MSSKRRRKKKARRKNGANHGKRPQS
- a CDS encoding class F sortase, which produces MSRRSEQTMITVRRRGHRTTGYALAAALSAVLLAGCGGQDAAPPSSLPPQQQPGGGGQSSDDAAAGGGSGSQAAASMPKSVPERLSIPSLKVSSSLETLGQQKNGAMETPRDPDKAGWYRPGPTPGSQGPAVIAGHVSWNGKPSVFHKLTSMKRGDSIEVTRQDGKTAKFTVDRIAQYPKNKFPTLEVYKNLDHAGLRLITCGGDYDQGQHYYPDNVVVYASLTGSA
- a CDS encoding serine hydrolase domain-containing protein yields the protein MSHSSLSRRAVVGAALSGAVVAATAGPARAASRPATALSSGGDRAHRIPSAPVSAPVPVPPLNVPALRAALADLEHPQLTAAQLRVSGSAGRWYGTAGVADRVTGREVHERDTFRIGSITKVFVATVVLQLTAERRLSPELPVQRLLPGLLPAEFPPITVLQLLNHTSGLPDEQDPPYDPSSPEAIARHRYDRWTPEQLVALVSHGPMKFTPGTKQEYRGINYVLLALLVERLTGCRYGEVIARRILRPLGLRHTTVPGNDPRIHGPHVHGYMRMTDGSLLDITEFNQSLAWGEGEMISHTGDLDRFVTALFSGELLPPQELERMFTLPEGVRMVDGSPARYAAGLQTFTVNGITLWGKTGERYGYSSAMFATRDQQRRAVFSFNATRRDASQAQVSERIAKALTKA
- a CDS encoding 4-hydroxybenzoate 3-monooxygenase codes for the protein MSSTAPLSVTRTRVAIVGAGPAGLTVANLLRTAGVDCVLLETESREFIEQRPRAGFIEEWVVRALARHGLADGLLERAGTQGEFEFRFDGERHTVRTAELSGRHHFVYPQQFLVTDLVASYADRAGGEVRFGVREVALHDIDSDRPAVSYTDPVTGARHRIECDFIAGCDGARGVSRPAVTDGGAVLTRHDHGVAWLALLAEAPPCADGVVFGIHERGFGAQMARSAQVTRYYLQVAPGEDAANWSHTRVWDELHRRLAAEGAPPLTEGPVIEKVVLDMHNYVVEPMTFGRLHLAGDAAHLVAPIAAKGMNLALNDALLLGEALIAHYRGDDSGLAGYSEACLRRVWQYLEFSQWLSEVLHGASSGDRFLAGTARARLRRLLGSESAAKAFAGLYMGEEADL